A window from Leptothermofonsia sichuanensis E412 encodes these proteins:
- the mgtE gene encoding magnesium transporter, whose protein sequence is MTSQTDSRQEFQEQSRQQLKSLLEEKEFDAAKAMLIPMQPADIADVIEGLPEAMQAIAFRLLLKNEAIEVYEYLQPKVQQALLEDFKHPEVLEIVDQMSPDDRVRLFDELPAKVVRQLFLRLSSTERDATALLLGYAPGTAGRIMTSEFVTLRETLTVSQALEHIRRLANAAETIYTLYVVDDSRHLIGTLSLRNLVTASPDQTIQELMDRDVIFVYTNTDQEEVAQLIQHYDFLAVPVVDTEQRLVGIVTVDDVLDVIEEETTEDIYTAGGVQSVGDDYFQTNLLTVARKRVFWLLILLLTNTGTTAVIRNQEDILEQVVALAFFIPLLIDAGGNVGAQSSTVVIRGLNTNEVRLSKSFGIVGREALAGSLLGIMLGLVVTLWAYFLQRDWGVALSVGTSLVAISILASVAGAGLPFLFKAMKFDPALMSAPFITTAVDVLGVFIYLTVARAILQL, encoded by the coding sequence ATGACTTCACAGACGGATTCTCGGCAGGAGTTTCAAGAACAAAGCAGGCAGCAATTAAAATCTCTATTGGAAGAGAAGGAATTCGATGCAGCTAAGGCAATGCTTATCCCTATGCAGCCTGCGGACATTGCAGATGTGATTGAGGGACTCCCAGAAGCGATGCAGGCGATCGCCTTTCGGTTGCTGCTCAAGAACGAGGCGATTGAAGTCTATGAATATCTCCAACCGAAAGTACAGCAGGCATTGCTGGAAGACTTTAAGCATCCAGAGGTGCTGGAAATTGTAGACCAGATGTCACCGGATGACCGGGTACGCCTGTTTGATGAACTGCCCGCTAAGGTAGTCCGACAGTTGTTTCTTCGCCTCAGTTCTACCGAACGGGACGCCACTGCGCTGCTGTTGGGATATGCGCCGGGCACCGCCGGGCGTATCATGACTTCGGAGTTTGTGACCCTGCGGGAAACCCTCACAGTCAGCCAGGCGCTGGAGCACATCCGGCGGCTTGCGAACGCCGCTGAAACGATCTATACGCTTTATGTGGTGGATGATTCCCGCCATCTAATTGGTACTCTTTCCCTGCGTAATCTGGTCACCGCTTCTCCTGATCAAACCATTCAGGAGTTGATGGATCGGGATGTTATTTTCGTGTATACCAATACGGATCAGGAAGAAGTTGCCCAACTTATCCAGCACTATGACTTTCTGGCAGTTCCGGTCGTTGATACCGAACAACGGCTGGTAGGGATTGTCACGGTTGATGATGTGTTAGACGTGATTGAGGAGGAAACCACTGAAGACATTTATACCGCGGGTGGGGTGCAGAGCGTTGGCGATGACTATTTCCAGACCAACCTGTTGACTGTAGCGCGCAAGCGGGTGTTCTGGCTGCTGATTCTGTTGTTGACGAACACGGGCACAACTGCTGTGATTCGGAATCAGGAAGATATTCTGGAGCAGGTCGTTGCACTGGCGTTTTTCATTCCCTTATTGATTGACGCAGGGGGCAACGTGGGAGCACAGTCCTCCACTGTGGTTATCCGGGGGTTGAATACGAACGAAGTCCGTCTGAGTAAGTCATTTGGTATTGTGGGGCGGGAAGCCCTTGCCGGCTCCCTGTTGGGGATTATGCTCGGCCTGGTTGTGACACTCTGGGCTTACTTCCTGCAAAGAGATTGGGGGGTTGCGCTTTCAGTTGGGACCAGTCTGGTTGCCATCTCCATTCTGGCATCGGTGGCAGGGGCAGGATTACCGTTTCTGTTTAAGGCCATGAAGTTTGACCCCGCCCTCATGTCTGCGCCCTTTATTACAACGGCTGTGGATGTTCTGGGGGTTTTCATTTACCTTACGGTAGCAAGGGCAATCTTGCAGTTGTAA